The DNA segment GTATAGACATTCGCACCATTGGATACGAGCTTCAGCTGCTCACCAAATTGGTCTAGCGCGCTTTTCAATGAATCCTGCTGGCTTAGCTTAGCCACAAACCTTGGTACATAGGTTTGCTTACAAAAGCTCCACATAAAAAGCGAAAACTCTGCTCTCGACGCAGATTCCCCCATAATCTTGACCACATTCTTAACCGTGGTCTCAGGAAGATAATCGTAATGGTCATTACTGGTGAGAATATCATTAGGGATTTGGGCACTGCGTAACAAGGTATAGATTTCACCATCAATATGTTTGAACAGTTCCGCGAACAATTCGACTTCTTTCTTATCTACAACCGTCATTTGAGGGATATTCGGCATCCTTTCCTCTTAATCTGTTCTTTCACGAACTCAAATTATCACCTTATTTAAGATAGCAGAACAAACGCCCAGTTACCTAGACCTACTAACCGGGTACCTCCGTCAAAATAACGGATAAACAAACGGTTAGTAGCCAAACTAGTATTTACTGACTTGGTAGATTACTGAACGGCTAAGTCCGCTCTGCGTACCCAGAATGCTCGTATATGATCGTAAATCAGATTAAACACAAACGCGTAAATGGTAATAAAAATGGTCACGCCGATATCCATTAAAAATGCCTGCCAAATCCCCACATCAAGTAAGTAAGCCATCACTGGGATCGTCGCCACCAGCAAGCCTGCCTCAAATAGCACGACATGAAAAACACGTAACTTGAGCGAACGCTTTGATTTTTCACCCGTGAAGTAGCGATCAAAAATGCGGTTGAAACAGTAGTTCCAAATCATCGCGATGGTCGCAACAACTATCATGGTTCCTGATAAGGCATTCACATCATGATCAGTAAATATCGCTAAGCCTATAATTGATAGTGTTACGGCCAGTACTTCAAATAACACAGAGTGGAACAATCTTTCTAACGTACTCATACATTCCTCTAAATAATCTATTACGTGTTGGATTGGTCGAGATTATGTCACCTGAAATAATAAGAGAAAGTTAACAGCCATCACGATTAGTGATAGCCTGAGCATTATCATCCCATTTGGTATTGAGCGAGAAGTAACATGTACAGTTTTGAGCAACTAAAAGTCTTCGTCACCGTGTGTGAAAGTGGCTCTTTTTCTGCTGCAGCACGCAAGCTGAAACGCGCTCAGTCTGGTGTCAGCCAATCGATCGCCAACCTAGAAATAGCCATCGATCAAGAGCTGTTTAACCGCGAGAAAAACATCCCTGTTTTGACCAACACAGGTAAAGCCTTATTGCCTGTCGCTAAGTCGATTCTCGACCAACAAAAGTACTTCGACCAAAAAGTAGAATCGCTGACACAAGAAGATGAACACGAACTGATCATTGCCATTGATGAGAGCATCATAGATAAGAATTTCATTAAGATAATCAGCTCACTAGCCGATCAGTTTCCAATCACACACTTCGATATTATTACCACCTCAACCTTCGATGTTGAAGACTTAGTCAGACGCGGCAAAGCACAAATTGGCATCATCTATGCGGATGGTGAACTTAAAGTAGATATGGACTTCTTCTTACTGGGTCAAGCACGTTTTCTTACAGTTAGCTCCGCCACTCACGAGCTGAGCCAAATGCCCGTCGTTCAAGACTCAGACCTAAAGCGCTACCGCCAATGTGTGCATCGTAGTTCTAAGCAGCGCGAATTGTGGTTCACCTATGGCATCAGCTCCATGCTTTGGTATGCCAACAACCACAAAACGATCATCGATCTCGTTGAACAGAACGTAGGGTGGGCAAATGTGCCTGAAATGATGGTGATGGAAGGGATTCAAAAAGGCGATCTCGTAGCACTGCCAGTGGCACACGAGCATGGTGGTTGGATTACTCCAGTGGGTTGCTTAGTGTCTCGCAGCCATATCAATGGCCCAGTGTTAACAAGTTTACTTGAAAAACTAAAAGGCCACTCATTAGAGAACAATCAGTGGCAAGCCAACTAATCTCCCCCAATTCTTGAATTCAGCCTATTTTAGCAACTGAATCCTAAATCAATGACGATGGTGTTTTCTCCAGCACTACCTCATTTCCACTTTTTGTGCCGATAATTTTCTTTGTCGTGTGGATAAAACACCCTAGTTGATATCCCAAAGTGACATAACTAGTATGCGATCCCAAAGGGTTTGT comes from the Vibrio splendidus genome and includes:
- a CDS encoding PACE efflux transporter, with translation MSTLERLFHSVLFEVLAVTLSIIGLAIFTDHDVNALSGTMIVVATIAMIWNYCFNRIFDRYFTGEKSKRSLKLRVFHVVLFEAGLLVATIPVMAYLLDVGIWQAFLMDIGVTIFITIYAFVFNLIYDHIRAFWVRRADLAVQ
- a CDS encoding LysR family transcriptional regulator → MYSFEQLKVFVTVCESGSFSAAARKLKRAQSGVSQSIANLEIAIDQELFNREKNIPVLTNTGKALLPVAKSILDQQKYFDQKVESLTQEDEHELIIAIDESIIDKNFIKIISSLADQFPITHFDIITTSTFDVEDLVRRGKAQIGIIYADGELKVDMDFFLLGQARFLTVSSATHELSQMPVVQDSDLKRYRQCVHRSSKQRELWFTYGISSMLWYANNHKTIIDLVEQNVGWANVPEMMVMEGIQKGDLVALPVAHEHGGWITPVGCLVSRSHINGPVLTSLLEKLKGHSLENNQWQAN